In Elaeis guineensis isolate ETL-2024a chromosome 1, EG11, whole genome shotgun sequence, a genomic segment contains:
- the LOC105039685 gene encoding glyceraldehyde-3-phosphate dehydrogenase GAPCP2, chloroplastic produces MAFSTLVRSATPLIGGSRGCFPSDSGAQARESFKISCVRSSISAQIRSSIFGLALSSAESSLSQKPSARSIQPIKATATEAPPVVPRSSTGGKTKVGINGFGRIGRLVLRMATSRDDIEVVAVNDPFIDAKYMAYMFKYDSTHGIFKGTIRVVDESTLEINGKRIAITSKRDPAEIPWGDFGAEYVVESSGVFTTMDKASAHLKGGAKKVVISAPSADAPMFVVGVNEKTYNPDMNIVSNASCTTNCLAPLAKVVHEEFGIVEGLMTTVHATTATQKTVDGPSMKDWRGGRGAGQNIIPSSTGAAKAVGKVLPALNGKLTGMAFRVPTPNVSVVDLTCRLEKSASYDDVKAAIKFASEGRLKGILGYTDEDVVSNDFVGDSRSSIFDAKAGIGLSASFMKLVSWYDNEWGYSNRVLDLIGHMALVGARY; encoded by the exons ATGGCGTTCTCGACGCTCGTCCGATCTGCGACGCCCTTGATCGGTGGATCGCGCGGCTGCTTCCCTTCCGATTCCGGAGCTCAGGCTCGCGAGTCGTTTAAG ATATCTTGCGTCAGAAGTTCAATTTCAGCACAGATCCGTTCAAGTATTTTTGGTTTAGCTCTTTCTTCTGCGGAATCATCATTGTCACA GAAACCTAGTGCTCGGAGCATTCAGCCAATTAAAGCTACAGCTACCGAGGCCCCTCCAGTGGTTCCAA GGTCGTCAACTGGTGGCAAGACAAAGGTTGGCATAAATG GTTTTGGGCGGATTGGAAGGCTAGTATTGCGCATGGCAACTAGCAGAGATGATATTGAAGTAGTAGCAGTTAATGATCCTTTCATTGATGCCAAGTACATG GCATACATGTTTAAGTATGATTCGACACATGGAATATTCAAGGGAACCATTAGGGTTGTGGACGAGTCCACATTAGAAATCAATGGGAAAAGAATTGCAATCACAAGCAAAAG agATCCAGCAGAGATTCCTTGGGGTGATTTTGGAGCAGAATACGTTGTTGAATCTTCTGGTGTTTTTACGACAATGGATAAGGCATCAGCTCACTTGAAG GGTGGTGCCAAAAAAGTGGTAATATCAGCTCCATCAGCTGATGCTCCTATGTTTGTGGTTGGAGTAAATGAGAAAACATATAACCCAGACATGAATATTGTTTCTAATGCTAGCTGTACAACCAACTGTCTTGCTCCTTTAGCCAAG GTTGTCCATGAGGAGTTTGGTATTGTTGAAGGCCTTATGACAACCGTTCATGCTACAACAG CAACACAGAAGACTGTTGATGGTCCATCAATGAAAGATTGGCGAGGAGGGCGTGGGGCTGGTCAAAATATCATCCCCAGTTCAACAGGTGCAGCAAAG GCTGTTGGTAAAGTTCTTCCAGCGCTCAATGGGAAACTTACCGGGATGGCTTTCCGAGTTCCAACACCAAATGTTTCTGTTGTGGACTTAACCTGCCGACTTGAGAAAAGTGCTTCATATGATGATGTCAAAGCCGCCATTAA GTTTGCATCAGAAGGCCGACTGAAAGGCATACTTGGGTACACTGATGAGGATGTCGTTTCCAATGATTTTGTTGGTGACTCGAG GTCAAGTATATTTGATGCAAAGGCCGGTATTGGATTAAGTGCTTCCTTTATGAAGCTTGTCTCCTGGTATGACAATGAATGGGGCTACAG TAACCGAGTTCTGGACTTGATTGGACACATGGCCCTGGTCGGTGCCCGCTATTGA